A section of the Spirochaetota bacterium genome encodes:
- a CDS encoding aminopeptidase, which translates to MTDTRITELATILIDYSTALTRGETVYIDCIGNDGLPLAREVIRIAAVRGAVPYWNSFDDSLSAAFFANADEGQQKAFADFHQKNMAASDAYIGIRSSSNPYDASLVPTDKQRLKRKYFWTNVHEHTRLKKKWCVLRYPNDAMAVLAKKSTVAFEDFYFRVCNLDYDRFSRAMTPLHSLMERTDTVRIAGPGTDITFSIKNMPALKCDGHRNIPDGEVYCGPVRDSINGVIQYNTPTNYDGHSFANMRFEVKNGRIVDYRAEGDKKQLDALFATDDGARFFGEFSLGLNPHVDIPMCDTLFDEKIYGSLHFTPGNCYEQSDNGNKSAIHWDLVLIQTADYGGGEVWFDDTLIRKDGEFVIEALAPLTRGALIA; encoded by the coding sequence GTGACGGACACACGCATTACCGAGCTCGCAACGATACTCATCGATTATTCCACAGCGCTCACGCGCGGCGAGACGGTGTACATCGACTGCATCGGGAACGACGGGCTCCCCCTCGCGCGCGAAGTGATACGCATCGCCGCCGTTCGCGGCGCCGTACCGTATTGGAATTCCTTCGACGATTCGCTCTCCGCAGCGTTCTTCGCCAATGCCGACGAGGGGCAGCAGAAGGCATTTGCGGATTTCCATCAGAAGAACATGGCCGCGTCCGACGCATACATCGGCATACGTTCATCGTCAAATCCGTACGACGCGTCCCTCGTGCCGACGGATAAGCAGCGGTTGAAACGGAAATATTTCTGGACGAACGTGCACGAGCACACGCGCCTGAAGAAGAAATGGTGCGTGCTCCGCTACCCCAACGACGCCATGGCGGTGCTCGCGAAGAAAAGCACCGTCGCTTTCGAGGATTTTTATTTCCGCGTCTGCAATCTCGACTATGACCGCTTCTCCCGGGCAATGACGCCGCTTCATTCGCTCATGGAGCGAACGGATACAGTGCGCATCGCCGGTCCCGGAACCGACATAACCTTCTCGATAAAGAACATGCCCGCGCTCAAATGCGACGGCCACCGCAACATCCCCGACGGCGAAGTGTACTGCGGACCGGTGCGGGACTCCATAAACGGCGTCATCCAGTACAACACGCCGACCAATTACGACGGTCATTCATTCGCGAACATGCGCTTCGAGGTAAAGAACGGACGCATCGTCGACTACCGCGCCGAGGGCGATAAAAAACAGCTCGATGCTCTATTCGCCACCGACGATGGTGCACGCTTCTTCGGCGAATTCTCGCTCGGGCTGAACCCCCATGTCGATATCCCCATGTGCGACACGCTCTTCGACGAGAAGATATACGGCTCGCTCCACTTCACACCGGGCAATTGCTATGAGCAGTCCGATAACGGCAATAAGTCGGCGATACACTGGGACCTTGTCCTGATACAGACGGCGGACTACGGCGGCGGCGAAGTATGGTTCGATGATACGCTGATCCGAAAGGACGGGGAATTCGTCATCGAAGCGCTTGCGCCGCTCACCCGCGGAGCGCTCATCGCATGA